From the genome of Bifidobacterium asteroides, one region includes:
- a CDS encoding ATP-dependent DNA helicase RecG, producing the protein MSAVARVGLHSTVASLVANRRRVSALKALGVVTVGDALTYYPFRITDPMQVTTIAGIRLGEPCAFAARVDQVRLVPLSAHRGFRLDVMVDDAAFANSRGGTPLAVRLVFFSHKKPYMDWMVRRLQVGADLVVAGEPGIYMDQLQFTHPETLIVANADQKASADASRPGAASLDEALERVRRPRPVYHASSRISSDHIHDVILGFLRLLTRADDASSPTPVAGAAEEGQSSAEVRIDPEALGRAIPDVLPEHVRANQGLMHRARALLEMHAPDSPDDFAAARKTLRYEEAFVSQTALLQTRHQTQQQPTYPCADSGADRPDTLPARFVDSLPFQLTDGQRQVINDIGVDMAQDQPMQRLLQGEVGSGKTVVALAAMLQAVQAGHQAVLVVPTQVLAEQHYASIGGMLKAMGADVTATAVEGRHKPVDNVTMIRMTDQLVLPLVLLTGGMRLAQRRSALAVSASGRPCIIVATHAAFSKTFQAPNLALTVIDEQHRFGVEQREKLRRKSERVPHLLIMTATPIPRTAAMTWFGDLDISTLTELPSNRKPVRTHVIAESDGATMGAMFLHLRRRIDAGERTYVICARIDDEDDPSTSSDRPGQSSASDSQPELLVEEGQGDGHRPPLHSVAEMSQRLAALPQFQGIAMATLTGRDDDATKNAVMADFASGRTPLLVATTVVEVGVDVPQASCIVIFDADRFGLSQLHQLRGRVGRGGTDSWAFLISRAPADSPAAERLEVIRDTTDGAKIAEEDIRIRGAGDVLGDAQSGGHSSLKLLRVVTDAPMIARARTQAGQLLESDPALAGQPELAGAVLDFMRGNEGFLVSS; encoded by the coding sequence ATGTCGGCAGTGGCTCGTGTTGGTCTGCACAGCACCGTGGCCTCGCTGGTGGCCAACAGGCGTCGGGTGAGCGCGCTCAAGGCTCTAGGCGTGGTCACGGTCGGGGATGCGCTGACCTATTATCCTTTCCGCATCACCGATCCCATGCAGGTCACCACTATTGCCGGTATTCGGCTTGGGGAGCCCTGTGCCTTCGCCGCCCGGGTAGATCAGGTGCGTTTGGTGCCACTGAGCGCTCACCGTGGCTTCCGGCTGGATGTGATGGTGGACGATGCAGCCTTCGCCAACAGTCGGGGTGGCACTCCGCTGGCGGTCAGACTGGTTTTCTTCTCTCATAAGAAGCCTTATATGGACTGGATGGTCCGTCGGCTGCAGGTAGGGGCGGATCTGGTCGTGGCCGGTGAGCCCGGCATCTACATGGACCAGCTTCAGTTCACTCATCCCGAGACCCTGATTGTTGCCAATGCCGATCAAAAGGCTTCAGCGGACGCTTCTCGGCCCGGTGCGGCCAGCCTTGATGAGGCCCTGGAGCGCGTCCGTCGTCCGCGCCCGGTCTATCACGCCAGCTCCCGCATCTCCTCGGACCATATTCACGATGTCATTCTGGGTTTTCTGCGCCTGCTGACACGGGCTGATGATGCATCCAGCCCCACTCCTGTAGCAGGTGCCGCCGAGGAGGGGCAGAGCAGCGCCGAGGTCCGCATTGATCCAGAAGCCTTGGGTCGGGCCATACCTGATGTGCTGCCCGAACATGTCCGTGCCAACCAGGGGCTGATGCATCGTGCCCGTGCTCTGCTGGAGATGCATGCCCCCGACAGCCCTGACGACTTCGCTGCGGCACGCAAGACCCTACGTTACGAGGAGGCCTTCGTCTCGCAGACGGCCCTTCTGCAGACCCGTCACCAGACCCAGCAGCAACCCACCTATCCATGCGCGGATTCGGGGGCTGACCGTCCAGACACCCTGCCCGCCCGTTTCGTCGACTCCCTGCCATTCCAGCTTACCGATGGCCAGCGTCAGGTCATCAACGATATAGGCGTCGACATGGCCCAGGATCAGCCCATGCAGCGGCTTCTGCAAGGCGAGGTCGGCTCCGGCAAGACCGTGGTGGCCCTGGCAGCCATGCTTCAGGCGGTCCAGGCTGGCCATCAGGCTGTCTTGGTGGTTCCGACCCAGGTGTTGGCCGAGCAACACTATGCCTCTATCGGCGGCATGCTCAAGGCCATGGGCGCCGATGTGACCGCGACCGCCGTAGAAGGACGCCATAAGCCTGTGGACAACGTCACTATGATCCGTATGACGGATCAGCTGGTCCTGCCTCTGGTGCTGCTGACCGGAGGTATGAGGCTGGCCCAGCGTCGCTCTGCCCTGGCTGTCTCGGCCTCGGGCCGTCCCTGCATTATCGTCGCCACCCATGCGGCCTTCTCCAAGACCTTCCAGGCTCCAAATCTGGCCTTGACCGTCATCGACGAGCAGCATCGTTTCGGCGTTGAGCAGCGCGAGAAGCTGCGCCGCAAATCCGAGCGGGTTCCCCACCTGCTGATCATGACCGCTACACCCATACCGCGCACAGCCGCCATGACCTGGTTCGGAGATCTTGACATCTCCACCCTGACCGAGCTGCCCAGCAACCGCAAACCAGTGCGCACCCACGTCATCGCCGAGTCTGACGGAGCGACCATGGGCGCCATGTTCCTGCACCTGCGTCGACGGATCGATGCTGGGGAACGAACCTATGTCATCTGCGCCCGCATTGACGACGAAGATGACCCTTCGACCTCCTCTGACCGTCCCGGCCAATCCAGTGCGTCTGACTCCCAACCTGAACTGCTGGTTGAGGAGGGCCAGGGCGATGGCCACCGTCCGCCTCTGCATTCAGTGGCCGAAATGAGCCAGCGACTGGCCGCCCTGCCGCAGTTCCAAGGCATTGCCATGGCCACGCTGACCGGACGAGATGACGATGCCACCAAGAATGCTGTTATGGCGGACTTCGCCTCGGGTCGCACCCCCCTGCTGGTGGCCACCACGGTTGTGGAAGTGGGGGTGGATGTGCCCCAAGCCTCCTGCATCGTCATCTTCGATGCCGATCGGTTCGGGCTCTCCCAGCTTCATCAGCTGCGCGGCAGGGTAGGACGCGGCGGCACGGACTCTTGGGCCTTCCTGATCTCGCGCGCCCCTGCGGATTCCCCTGCTGCGGAGCGGCTTGAGGTCATTCGTGACACCACTGACGGGGCAAAAATCGCCGAGGAGGACATTCGCATCAGGGGGGCTGGCGACGTGTTGGGTGATGCCCAGTCCGGTGGTCATTCCTCCCTGAAGCTTCTGCGGGTGGTCACCGACGCGCCCATGATCGCCCGTGCCCGCACACAGGCAGGCCAACTGCTGGAATCCGACCCCGCTCTGGCCGGGCAGCCCGAGCTGGCTGGCGCTGTCCTGGACTTCATGAGGGGCAACGAAGGCTTCCTGGTCTCCAGCTGA
- a CDS encoding helix-turn-helix transcriptional regulator, with protein MSFRTNLQDLRSQRNVTQERLAMLVGVSRQAVSKWESDKAYPEMDKILAICDLFGCTLDDLVLGDVRRPGSGRHDDPKAQGLAGRDDGAPDQPEAVSSSMPAVGRGGTGRGSSTIPQARPARPTAPVPSTMEDVTGYVSFSNVYSLRSALGVAAILLGLAFSGLFAGGSHPTDAQNGPACLLPVVSARKDFRCRHPCVVDFYTDEKCSRASRQTTWEQVCGLALILLDVPINTAGFLIWGWSDQVRGFILFALLAFGVLLLVHAGTTRKMMNIKATKWGRARNMASRIRALTGTGSPTP; from the coding sequence ATGAGTTTCAGAACCAACCTGCAGGACCTGCGGTCGCAACGCAACGTGACCCAGGAGCGACTGGCCATGCTGGTAGGGGTATCCCGTCAGGCAGTGTCCAAGTGGGAGTCCGACAAGGCCTACCCGGAGATGGACAAGATCCTGGCCATCTGCGACCTGTTCGGCTGCACCCTGGATGACCTGGTCCTGGGCGATGTCCGCCGGCCGGGCTCCGGTCGGCATGATGATCCGAAAGCGCAGGGCCTGGCTGGGCGGGATGATGGCGCTCCTGACCAGCCGGAAGCCGTATCCTCATCCATGCCCGCCGTGGGCCGGGGCGGCACCGGCCGGGGGTCCTCGACGATCCCCCAGGCCAGGCCCGCTCGGCCGACCGCGCCCGTTCCCTCGACCATGGAGGACGTGACCGGATACGTCTCCTTCAGTAACGTCTACAGTCTGCGATCGGCCCTCGGCGTCGCCGCCATCCTGTTGGGGCTGGCCTTCAGCGGCCTCTTCGCCGGAGGGAGCCACCCGACGGACGCGCAGAACGGCCCGGCCTGCCTGCTGCCGGTGGTCTCGGCCAGGAAGGACTTCCGCTGCAGGCATCCCTGCGTGGTTGATTTCTACACCGATGAGAAGTGTTCTCGGGCCTCCCGTCAGACCACCTGGGAGCAGGTCTGCGGCCTGGCTCTGATTCTTCTGGATGTGCCGATCAACACCGCCGGCTTCCTGATCTGGGGCTGGTCGGACCAGGTCAGGGGCTTCATCCTCTTCGCCCTCTTGGCCTTCGGGGTCCTCCTCCTGGTCCATGCCGGCACCACCAGAAAAATGATGAACATCAAGGCAACGAAGTGGGGGAGAGCGAGGAACATGGCTTCGAGGATTCGGGCGCTGACGGGAACCGGGTCTCCAACTCCATAA
- a CDS encoding ABC transporter ATP-binding protein: MQHRTAKKPYMQTPLILNKICYDYGTRQKQGARVLDEISLECQAGAWTAIMGPSGAGKSTLLYCAAGLLQVRQGKVAIAGEDLTRMKEKELTRLRRDHIGFVFQDYNLVNAFTCLQNTMLSSLFGGRKISVQAALSALSSVGLEGYANTYPADMSGGQQQRVAIARSLAASPEIIMADEPTGALDTHSSREVMDLFDLAVRSGQTILMVTHDPNVAARAHRVIFLQDGRIQATCPGGDPQNIARQLASMDALPDQEAFSPPLAVPSDHPR, translated from the coding sequence ATGCAGCATCGGACGGCAAAGAAACCATACATGCAGACCCCACTCATTCTGAACAAGATCTGCTACGACTACGGAACTCGGCAGAAGCAGGGAGCCCGGGTGCTAGACGAGATCAGCCTGGAGTGTCAGGCAGGGGCCTGGACGGCCATCATGGGCCCTTCAGGCGCCGGCAAATCGACCCTCCTCTATTGCGCCGCAGGGCTGCTCCAGGTCAGGCAGGGCAAGGTGGCCATCGCCGGGGAAGACCTGACACGAATGAAGGAGAAGGAGCTGACCAGACTCCGGCGCGACCATATCGGCTTCGTCTTCCAGGACTACAACCTGGTCAACGCCTTCACCTGCCTGCAGAACACCATGCTGTCCAGCCTCTTCGGCGGCAGGAAAATCTCCGTCCAAGCAGCCCTGTCTGCCCTGTCGAGCGTCGGATTGGAAGGGTACGCCAACACCTATCCGGCCGACATGAGCGGAGGCCAGCAGCAGCGCGTGGCCATCGCGAGGTCCCTGGCCGCCAGCCCGGAGATCATTATGGCCGACGAGCCCACCGGCGCCTTGGACACCCATAGCTCGCGGGAGGTCATGGACCTCTTCGACCTGGCCGTCCGCAGCGGCCAGACCATCCTCATGGTGACCCACGACCCCAATGTCGCCGCCCGGGCCCACCGCGTCATCTTCCTCCAAGACGGACGCATTCAGGCAACCTGCCCGGGCGGAGACCCGCAGAACATAGCCCGGCAACTGGCCAGCATGGATGCTCTGCCAGACCAGGAGGCCTTCAGCCCTCCCCTGGCAGTTCCATCCGATCATCCTCGGTGA
- the rpmB gene encoding 50S ribosomal protein L28: MAARCAVCGKGPQTGYSVSHSHIRNKRVFRPNLQSVHTTVDGQNVRLRVCVKCLKAGKVQRVAA; the protein is encoded by the coding sequence ATGGCAGCTCGTTGCGCGGTGTGCGGCAAGGGCCCGCAGACCGGTTACAGTGTTTCTCATTCGCATATCCGTAATAAGCGCGTCTTCCGCCCCAACCTGCAGTCGGTGCACACCACCGTTGATGGTCAGAACGTGCGTCTGCGCGTCTGCGTCAAATGCCTCAAAGCCGGTAAGGTGCAGCGCGTCGCCGCCTAA